The genomic DNA CGACGAGGCGATGATCACCGGCGCCGGGCTTGGAATCGCCATGGGAAACGCCGTGCCGCGCGTCAAGGCCGCCGCGAAGCGCCACACCCTGCGCCACGACGAGGACGGCGTCGCCCACGCGATCGAGCGCGTCCTGGGCGGGGAGTGGTAAACAGCAGTGACACAGTGACACGAGAATACAATCTCAACCCGTCTCTCCGTCGCTCCCCATGCAGTCACTCACCGAGATCCGCCATCTCCTCGACTCCCGCGGCCTGGCCCCCAAGAAGTCCCTCGGCCAGAACTTCCTCATCGATCACAACCTCATCAGAAAGCTGGTCGATGCCAGCGGCGTCGGCCCCGGCTCGCTCGTCCTCGAGATCGGGCCGGGCACCGGCACCCTCACCGAAGAGCTCCTCACGCGCGGATGCACCCTCATCGCCTGCGAACTCGACACCGGGCTCGCATCCCTCAACCGCGACCGCCTGGGCTCGAACCCGGACTACGCCCCACGCTTCACGCTCATCGAAGGGGACTGCCTCGAAAGCAAGCGAGAACTCTCCAAGCCGGTTCGTGAGGCCCTCGCCGGACGCCCCTTCACCCTCGTCGCGAATCTCCCCTACGGCGCAGCCACACCCCTCATGCTCACCCTCCTCGTCCACCACCCCGAGTGCGCAGGACTCTTCGTCACCATCCAACGCGAGGTCGCCGATCGCCTCCTCGCGACTCCCGGGTCGAAGGAATACGGACAGATCAGCATCGTCGCACAAGCCGCGGCACTCGTTCGCAACATCGCCACACTCCCCCGCGAGTGCTTCTGGCCTCGCCCGGATGTCACGAGCGCGATGGTCTCACTGACCCGCCTGCCCGCCCCGCTGACGAGCGATCTCCCCGGGCTGAGCGTGTTCACCCAGCGGATCTTCTCACAGCGACGCAAGCAGCTCGGAGCCATCCTCGGCAGGGAAATCCCCTGGCCCGAGGGGATCGGCCCGACGCTGCGTGCCGAGCAACTCACTGTGGCACAGGCCATTGCGCTCTTCCAGGCCGCTTCTGGCCAGCAAGCCGCACACGCGAGCCCTCGGCGCGGTATGTTGAATGACACGACCGTGCCAGGTGTTCCGCACGTGACGGAGTAGGGCGTGCCCGCCGATCATCACCCGCAGCACACGAGCGATCAGCACACGCTGGGAGAATCCCTCGCCCCCGCGCTCGTCGAGGCGTGCCGCGGCAAGCTCGGACCCATCGAGTGGTTCCGTTCCGTCTGGCAACGAGGGGGCGCCGCCACCGGCTTCGCGACGTGGAGCGACCCTGCCTTCGGGCCTGAACCCCGCGATGCCATGGTCAAGATCCCCGTCGGGCCGGCCGAGCACGGCTGGACAGTCCTCCTCGGGGGCGTCGAAACCGAGCGGTTCGACGACAACGACACCTGCCGACTCCCCACGCCCCGCGTCCTCGCGTGCGGCGAGTCCATCGCGGGCTACGACCTGGCCTGGCTCGTGATCGAGCGCCTCCCCGGCAAGCCCCTCAACACCCGCCCGGATAGCGACGCCTTCGAACGCCTGCTCCACGCCGCGGCAAGATTCCAACGCGACGCCACGAATGCGCGGCCCATCGGCCCCACACCCCCGCCCCCGGATTGGGCAACCCACATCGCAAAGGCACGGGAGCACCTGCGTGACGGCGTCATCACCGAATCACAAAAATGGAACGAGGCCCTGAAGCGAGTCCAGAAACTCCTCCCTCGCCTGCTGGAGAGGTGGAACGCCCGCCCCATCAACGCCTGGTGCCACGGCGACCTGCACCTGGGCAACGCCATGCTCAGGCCCGCGCCCACCCCGGACCAGCCCCCCACATGCGTCCTCATCGACCTCGCACTCGTCCACCCCGGACACTGGGTTGAAGACGCGCTCTACCTCGAGAGACAGTTCTGGGGCCACGAACAGGCCCTCTGCGGCATCAAACCCGTCGCCACGCTCGCCCGCGCCAGACGAGAACTCGGCATCGACAACGGCGAAGACCACGCCACCATCGCCAACATCCGACGCGTGCTCGCGGCGGCATGCGTCCCCCTGCTCCTCGACCGCGAGGGGAACGCCCGCTATGTCCACGGTGCGCTTGAGGTGCTCGACCGCGTCCTCCCGCAACTCGCCCGCTGCTGAGCCGTATCCCCACAAACAAAGCGCGTTCGATTTGTGGTCGGTGCCCACTTGCTCCGACCGAATCCACTGCGAGAATAGGTAGTTCCGTCCCACCCGGGTTCGGGCATGAAGC from Phycisphaeraceae bacterium includes the following:
- a CDS encoding aminoglycoside phosphotransferase family protein, translated to MPADHHPQHTSDQHTLGESLAPALVEACRGKLGPIEWFRSVWQRGGAATGFATWSDPAFGPEPRDAMVKIPVGPAEHGWTVLLGGVETERFDDNDTCRLPTPRVLACGESIAGYDLAWLVIERLPGKPLNTRPDSDAFERLLHAAARFQRDATNARPIGPTPPPPDWATHIAKAREHLRDGVITESQKWNEALKRVQKLLPRLLERWNARPINAWCHGDLHLGNAMLRPAPTPDQPPTCVLIDLALVHPGHWVEDALYLERQFWGHEQALCGIKPVATLARARRELGIDNGEDHATIANIRRVLAAACVPLLLDREGNARYVHGALEVLDRVLPQLARC
- the rsmA gene encoding ribosomal RNA small subunit methyltransferase A, with the protein product MQSLTEIRHLLDSRGLAPKKSLGQNFLIDHNLIRKLVDASGVGPGSLVLEIGPGTGTLTEELLTRGCTLIACELDTGLASLNRDRLGSNPDYAPRFTLIEGDCLESKRELSKPVREALAGRPFTLVANLPYGAATPLMLTLLVHHPECAGLFVTIQREVADRLLATPGSKEYGQISIVAQAAALVRNIATLPRECFWPRPDVTSAMVSLTRLPAPLTSDLPGLSVFTQRIFSQRRKQLGAILGREIPWPEGIGPTLRAEQLTVAQAIALFQAASGQQAAHASPRRGMLNDTTVPGVPHVTE